Within the Bacillus sp. FSL K6-3431 genome, the region GGCAAAAGTGCGGGCGATCTATCGCTTGCGGAAGGTGCTTTGCTGGCTGGAATTCCAAAAGGACCCGGCATATATTCACCACTTATTTCCTTTGAAAAGGCTAAAAAAAGACAATTACTAATCTTAGATGCCATGAAGGAAACTGGTGTTATCTCTAAACAACAATTAAATACAGCGGCGGTGGAAAAGCTTACTTTCATTGGCAAACATCCACATCATCGGGCTGAGTCAGCACCTTACTTTTATGATGCCGTGAAAAAAGAGCTCCTTACTAAGGTCGGATTGGACGATCGTGTTGTGGCGCTAGGAGGTTTAAAGGTATTCACAACGCTTAACCCCCGCCAACAAGAAATTGCAGAGTCAATTGTGAAGGAAACGATAGCTGATTCCTCAGAGATTCAAGTTGGATTTGCTGCGATGGATCCACAATCGGGATTTGTCACAGCGATGATAGGCGGTCGTGATTATGATGAAAGTAATTTTAACCGAGCAACTCAAGCGATTCGACAACCCGGGTCAACCATCAAGCCGCTTCTTTATTATGCAGCACTAGAGCAAGGCTTTACGCCTTCTACTTTATTGCGAAGCGAGGCAACTACGTTTAAATTTAACGACAATCGTTCAGAATATGCTCCACATAATTTTAACAATCAATACGAAAACAGGGAAATTACTATGGCTCAAGCCTTGGCTGTTTCGGATAATATGTACGCTGTGAAAACTCATTTATTTATAGGGCAAACAACCCTAGTTCACACAATGAAAAAATTGGGAATAACAACGGATATCGCTCAAGTACCATCACTTGCACTTGGCAGTTCTGGCGTAAAAGTTACGGAATTATTAAATGCATATGGCATTTTCGCTAATGGCGGCAAGAAAATAGAACCTATTCTCATTCAAAAAGTGGAAGATTATCGGGGGAAAGTGATATATGAGGCAAAACAAAATCACGAACAAATATTAAAGCCTCAGCTTGCGTTTGTTATGAGTCATATGATGACAGGTATGTTTGATATGAAATTAAATGGCCATGCAACTGTAACAGGTGCTTCGATTTCTTCACAAATGAAGCGATTGTATGCTGGTAAATCTGGATCGACTAATTCAGATAGCTGGATGGCAGGCTATACACCTGGACTGGCAGCTACTGTATGGACAGGCTACGACAAAGGTTCGGAAATTACACTCTCAGCTGATAAATTATATGCAAAAAATATTTGGATTCAATTTATGGAGCGTGCGATCACAGGACAACCTGAAGGGCTCCATACATTTAAGCCCCCTTTAGGAGTAGAGCCGATTCCAATTGATCCTGTAACTGGAAAAATCGCTACACAATCATGTCCAACCTTCCGTCTCATGTACTTTGTAAAAGGCACCGAACCCGAGGAATTCTGTATCCATTAATAACCTTTATTACATCGTTTTTTGTCATATTTTCAACGCAAAAACCCGAGGTGTGCAGCCTCGGGCTTTTTCATCTAGCTTCAGTGCCTAACCCCTCGTAAGGACCGCGGGTGCAGGTTTACCTCGTTATTGCCACGAAACGTAACGCTATTGAGGCTCCATATCAGGGCTTGTCCTAAGCACTTTCACTTTGAATTGTCCTAGTTTGCTATGTGCAAACTATATTAAGTTTACTTTTTTTTAAGCTTTTCAGCAAGCTGGCTTTGTTCGTTTTTGGAAAATGTCATAGTTTGTTCATAATTTTGTTGATTATTATCATTTCTCTTCATTAAATTCTTCCTTAAACGTAGAATTTGAGCGTATCCACATTCCTTCATCATACTTTTTCAAAAAATCAGCAAGAATTTTGCGCGACTTTTCATCCATATTCTGAACAATGGTCTGGCCTTTCATCGCCTTATCTAGATGGTTGACATGCTCAGGCATCGATTTAAACCCTCTGCGTGCAGGTCGATTGATAAGTAATTCGCATGCCGTAACACCCGCATAATAAGGTCCTTCTGGTTTCCGATCAACAGCTACCCATATAACCCAGTATTGTTTTGTTCCTTCTTCAGGCAATTCAGAGCGATCCTTTAAATACTTTATTCCACGTTCCGTTTTACTTCGTGCATGCATCGCTTGTAGTTCGATCCAGGCCTCCCCTTCTTCAGGGTCTACCATTAATGGAGTTATATTTTCTAAATTAAGGGCGCCTATCCCAAATCCTTTATGTCCATCCGTTGGATCATTTTTAATGATATTAAATTCAAGCTTTCTTTTTCCTTGCTCCATCATACATTCCTCCAAACTAGTCTTTTATTATTTTTATAGAAACAACATAGCAAAAAAGTTATGTAGACTTTCGATAAAAAACGGGACGACATTATTTATGATTGGGTAGATTGTAAATCCCCCAAGTGGTGTAATAACAAGGATTAAAAAAACCAATGAACCATATTGCTCATATTGCGTCATTTTTGCCCTGATCGACGGAGAGACAAGATCTTCCACAATCCGATAACCATCTAAAGGTGGCAATGGTAACAAATTGAACACGAATAACAACACATTCATATAAACGAATAAATTGAAAAACTGCATGACTAGAGATGGTAATGTTGCTGCTGCTCCAGTGACAACTAACCCGTACATAATTCCTGTTCCAATAATCGCGAGTACAAAATTGCTAATGGGTCCCATCAAAGAAACAAGAATCCCACCTAGACGAGGATTTTTGAAATGATTCCGGTTAACTGGAACGGGACGTGCCCACCCAAAACCGACGATAAAAATCAATAGCGTTCCGATTGGATCAAGATGCTGCATCGGATTTAGCGTCAAGCGACCTTGTTTTTTCGCAGTCGGATCTCCTAATTTATTCGCAGTATAAGCATGTGCAAATTCATGCACAGTAAAAGCAATCAATAATACTCCCGCAATTAGCGGAATTTGTTCCAATGGAAACCTAAGAAATCGTTCCACACACCCAGCCCCTTCATTTTCAAAACTCTCTCTCCATATTATACAAAAAAACTAGCTCGTACTCATGTTTTGTATTCTTTTTCTTGCCCCTCTTCATAAAAAGGCATACACTTTTCATGATACTACATATTCGAGGAGGTAACGTAATATGCCATATGTAACAGTTAAAATGCTTGAAGGACGTAACGAAGAGCAGAAAAAGGCCCTTGTTGAAAAAGTTACAACCGCTGTCAGCGAAACAACAGGTGCTCCCGAAGATAAAATTGTTGTCTTTATCGAGGAAATGAGCAAAAACCATTACGCTGTAGGCGGTAAAAGATTGAGTGACGAGTAGAACTTTTACACACGCTCTAAGACAATCCCTCAAAAGACAGCTATCTCAGCGATTAATGCGAGACAGCTGTCTTTTTCAAATTCTCGATATATGCGTATGCTTCATTAATTTCTTCAATTGTATAGTGTTGCTTATTTTTCAATGTATGTACCTTTTGCACCACTTCATCTTTCGAATCTTCTTCAAAGTATAATACCGTTGAAACTAGCTCTAAAAAACGGGAGTTTTCCTTGTTCATCGTCGAGAAGCATTCTTGCAAATAAGGAATTTCCTGGTGATAGGAGTCCAAAAATTCCTTTCCACTTGCAGTTATCACATATCTATACTGATAATAGTTATCCTTTTTTTCTTTTGTTTCTTTGATGAAACCAAAATTACATAATTCTTCTACCCGCAATGTCAATTCCTCTGAATATGGTCCGTAAAAATGAAATTCAAATTTCTCTTGAAAAGGAAATTCCATTTTTTTTGCGATGTATATCATTTTCTGCAGTTTTTTTCGACCAATTATCTCTTCTGACATAGCAAATACATTCATTAATCGAAGGTGATCATTCAGCATGACAATTTTTCAACTCCTGCACAATATTTTTCAGCGAGGTAATCTCCATTTTTCTCTTAATGTTTTTTTAAGATGGAAGAGATTTGCTGTTTGATTTTTTGATGTTTCGATTTGTCCGAAAGAAGATCCTCAGGATAATATAATTTATGATCCGTACGCCGCTTGCCGGAAATAGCCTCCACAATGGCAGACTCTCTCGATAACTCCCGTACATCTCCATCTGGCATCAATAATTGAATCGGGAGACGTTCTTCCTCTTCTCCAGGCCGGTAAAAATCATAAGGCAAATCCGATGAAGAATCAACTGCCAAATAATAGTCAGGGTCAATCTCCGCTTCTCTAAACAATTGTTCCAAGCGCCCAAGCAATTTATATTGCTCTGCTGGATCAAATTCTACATATTTAAATAAATTCCGATTCATAAATCGGTGACATAAATCACGAAGAATAAAGTCCTCTTCTTCTTCCCACATTTGAAAATAATATAAAATAACAGATTCATCTAATTTTAAATAATCTGATAGCGTTACTTTTTTCTCAAATAGTGACACAAAATGAGATGGCTCATACTTAAAAGAATAAGAGTCTTCATACAAAGCTTTAGCACGTTGAAGAATTTTCGTCAAAATTACTTCCGCACTTCGCGTTACCGGATGAAAATACACTTGCCAGTACATTTGATAGCGACTCATAATGTAATCTTCTACAGCATGCATACCACTCGACTTGAAAACAACTTGATCCTCACGAGGTCTCATGACACGTAAAATCCGTTCCATATCAAAATGACCATAACTAACACCTGTAAAGTATGCATCCCGCTGCAAATAGTCCATCCTATCTGCATCAATCTGGCTAGAAATCAGGCTGACAACAAGCTTGTCATGATATGTTTTGCCAATTACCTCAGCTACTTTCTGTGGAAAATCAACATGTACCTTTTGCAAAACTGCGTTAACTTCCGTTTCACCAAGAATGATTTTTTTTGTAAATTGTTCGTGGTCAAGGTTATACACTTTTTCAAAAGAATGGGAGAATGGTCCATGTCCAAGATCATGTAAAAGAGCGGCACAAAGTGATAGTAGCCGTTCATCCTCATTCCATTCAGGACGCCCTTTAAACACATCGTCCACAATCCGTCTCACAATTTCATACACACCGAGTGAATGATTAAAACGGCTATGTTCTGCACCATGGAATGTTAAATACGTTGTTCCAAGCTGTTTTATTCGACGAAGACGCTGAAATTCTTTTGTTCCAATTAAATCCCAAATTACCTTATCTCTGATATGTACATAGCGATGAACAGGGTCTTTAAAGACTTTTTCCTCGCTTAATTTTAAGTTGGAATGTTCCACTGGCAACCCTCTTCCTATCTATCTTTTTTATTATATAGGTTTTGATTTTTTAAATAAAGTGTATCAGTATCTAGCAATTTTTTACCAATTTGGTATAAAAACTAATTACATTGTCCATCCTAACATTACAGGAAGATGGTTGAGCCATCAATAAAAAGTAAAAATGGGAGTTGATGAGTAATGAAAACACGTCAAGATGCGTGGACAGAGGTAAATGATTTATTATTAGCAGAAACAGTTTTGCGACATGTACGTGAAGGAAGTACACAGCTAAATGCTTTTGAGGAAGTGGGCGACAAATTAAACAGGACATCTGCGGCATGTGGATTCAGATGGAATGCGGTTGTTCGTCACCAATATGAAAAAGCGCTAGATTTAGCAAAGAAACAACGAAAACAGCGTCAACGGATGCTCGGTAAGGATCAAAGTGGAAAGAAAAAATTGCTTTACCAGCCGCCACATGCATTTATTAATGAAGCTTCTCCAGCAATATTAGCCATAGATGAAGACAATAGTAGTAGTAGTAGTATAGATCCGCAGGGGCAACAACCAGATATATATAATGAAGAATTTGGTGATGAAGAACAGGTTCTTCAATCTCTTCCATTCACTAACTATCTTTTACCTGCACCTACTCAATCAACGGGTGAGATTAATATGGAGAATATTATTACGTATTTGCAGGAAATGCAACATTCTGAACTTCATTCAGATATTTTAAGAAATGAGAATGCAAGATTAAAAAGGGAGAAAGCTGACTTACAAGCAGAAAACAAGACATTGCAAGAACAAGTGGGTAAATTGGAAGATAATTCGGTGACAATGCAAGAAGACTATGAGACATTAATGAAAATTTTAAACCGAGCAAGGAAACTTGTTTTATTTGAAGAAGACGACCGCCAATCAAGTTCTTTTAAAATGGATCGAAACGGTAATCTAGAAAAACTTGCTGAATAGAATAATTGAATTGCCCAAATCCAGTTCCTATTTATATAAAAAGCCGTGACAACTCTATGTCACGGCTTTTTAATGACCATTGGGCTGTTTCTTTTATCTAAGTTAGAATAAAGGATCGTCGTCTAATATCGCCACATCCTGTGGGCGCGTCGCTTAACAAGGCGCTTACGCTTTTCTCTGTCTAGCTTCAGCGCCTAGCGACTAGCAAACTTCGGGATCCTTCCTACGATAAGTCAACATCGAATTGCTGCGCTCTTCGTGTTTTCTTTATCTCGTCAGAATCCCTACAGTTTGCGCGTCGCTTAACAAGGCGCTTACGCTTTTCTATATATCTTTGTATTTTTTATTTCTTTCTATCATTCGTTCGTAGTATGCTTGGAACCATTGTAGTTCTTCGCCATGGAGATGGCTTGCGTACATTTTTCCGCTTACGTTTTTTAATGCATTTAAAAATCGAAGCATGACTGATTGTATTGTTAAATCGAGACCGTATAATTCCGACAATGATGCCATGACTTCGGGATGTACGTCTGGGAAGACAAACTTTGATGGAGCGTCATATTTAGCATGTCGATAAAAATCTCGAACAATTTCGGCACGTTCATAGCCACTCCCAGTTACACATAAATAAATTTGTACAGCAATGCCTTTTCTAATTCGCCGTTGCGAGATACCGGCGAACTTTTTCCCACCTATGCTTAAATCATAACTTCCTGGGCAATAGGAGCCGACAATTTCCTTTGCAACAATTTCTTTACCTAAATCTTGAAACATCAGCTTAATGAGACTCCACATAGAATCATAGCCTTTATTTATATCTATCCCTTTCTCTGTATCAGGGAAAATGAGCGATATATTTAAAACACCCTCATCAAGTGCTACTGCTAGGCCTCCTGAATTTCGAACAATCCATTCATAATTTAACCCATCTAAATACGCCAGTCCCTCTTGCAGTTCAGAGAGTTTCGTATCTTGGATGCCTAGAACTATTGTTTTCGGATGCACCCATGCCCGCGCTACAGCTGGTGAATAGCCGCGTCCCACTGACATGCAAAGTGTGTCATCAATAGCAAATGATTGAAGCGCGTGAAAATGAGGATTAAACCCAGATTGGTCAATTAATCGCCACTCATCCTGGCCTAATAATAAAATCCCTTCTGACATAAGTAATACTCCTTCGCAATGTAAAAAGCAGGCTAAGTTATTCGTCTAGCTTTAGCGACTAGCCAACTTCAGGATTCTTTTTAAGATAAATCAGCATCAGTTTACTTTTCAGTTTTAGCTATAGGCTCCTTTGCTCTTCGATAACCCTGCCCTATTCATTTGCTAGTTGGATTTAAACTGTTTCCAGTGATTGAACTGCTGTGATAAGTGCAAGCTTGTACACATCTTCTTCACTACAGCCACGGGATAAATCGTTAACTGGTGCATTTAGGCCTTGTAAAATAGGGCCAACTGCTTCGTATCCTCCCAAACGCTGAGCAATTTTATAACCGATATTTCCTGCTTCTAAGCTAGGGAATACAAACACATTTGCATCACCTTGAATGGGTGAATTTGGTGCTTTTTTCTGAGCAACAGAAGGCACAATTGCAGTGTCAAACTGGAATTCTCCATCAATAATCAATTCAGGTGCCATTTGCTGCGCTAACTTTAGCCCCTCTTCTACTCGTTTCGTTTCTTCAGAAACAGCAGATCCCTTTGTTGAAAAGCTAAGCATTGCCACCTTCGGTTCGATATCAAACATGTTTGCAGTTTTTGCACTCGCTACTGCAATTTCCGCTAAATCTTGACTATCTGGTGCAATATTAATCGCGCAGTCAGCAAATACGTATTTTTTATCGTCTTTCACCATGATGAAAACACCTGATGTTTTGCGAAGCCCTTGTTTCATTTTAACAATTTGCAGTGCAGGGCGTACTGTGTCTGCTGTAGAATGAACAGCTCCACTTACTAAACCATCAGCTTTGTTCATATAAACAAGCATCGTACCGAAGTAATTTTCATTAAGTAATAATTTACGGGCGTCTGCCTCTGTCGCTTTTCCTTTTCGACGTTCTACAAACGCATGAACCATTGCATCAATTTCTACATATTTTTCTGGATCATACATTTCTACTTTATCTAATGCTATATCGAGTTCCATTGCTTTCTTCTGTATCGTTTCGATATTACCTATTAAAACCGGAGTGATTAATCCCTCTGCTCCAAGTCGTCCTGCCGCACCAAGCACTCTTTCATCTAGTGCTTCTGGAAAAACAATTTTTCTATCTTGACTAGCTAGTTTTGCTTTTAAACTTTCAAATAAATCTGACATTATATTCTTCCTCCTTAACTTATTTCTAGTGTACCCGATTTTGTACTTTTTTCACATAAATGTGTTTGCTTCAAGTTTATATGGCTCTTTTAACTGATATACAATGATAAGTTTGTCTTAATCTTGTCTTTTTATTAACATTTCTGTTTGCGAAACATGAAGCTGGACAAACTGTGATATAGTTACTTTATAATGATTATGAATAGGGGTTGATCCAAATGAGTGAACCGGCACAAACACTAGATGGTTGGTATACACTGCAAGATTTTCGTACAATGGATTGGGCATCATGGAAGCTACTTTCTAGCGATGAGCGCCACGCTGCCATTCATGAATTTTCACAATATCTTGAAAAACTAAATGATGTACAAGACAGAAAAGAAGGCAGCCATGCCCTCTATTCGATTGTTGGACAAAAGGCTGATATTATGCTGATGATTTTACGCCCAACAATGGAAGAATTAAATGATCTTGAGAATGAATTTAATAAGCTTACGATTGCAGAATATACAATTCCGACGTATTCCTATGTATCTGTTGTTGAATTAAGTAATTATCTTGCAGGTAAATCGGATGAAGATCCATATCAAAATCCGCATGTTCGTGGACGTTTGTATCCGATTTTGCCAAAAGCAAAGCATGTATGCTTCTATCCGATGGATAAACGCCGCGAAGGTAATGACAACTGGTATATGCTATCTATGGAAGAGCGTAAAGATCTAATGTATAGCCATGGCATGATTGGCCGTCAATATGCTGGTAAAATTAAACAGCTCATTTGCGGTTCAGTTGGTTTTGATGACTGGGAATGGGGAGTCACACTTTTCTCTGACGACGTCCTTCAGTTCAAAAAAATCGTCTACGAAATGCGTTTTGATGAAGTAAGCGCTCGTTATGGCGAGTTCGGATCATTTTACGTCGGCAATCTATTAGAAGATATTACCAAATTTCTATATATAAAATAAAAAAGCGCAAGTGTCACAGATGCTGACATATAAACGCAAAAAGACCGAAACGGAAAATAGCGTTCGGTCTTTTTTGTATTTACTATTAACATGAATTGGAAGTTGGCATATCGCCACTCCTCCCTACATACATATGGAAGAGTACAAAGTTATTAATTATTTATTCATATCTTCGGATTTACCCATTTTAGATCCATTGAATAGGAGGGAATGTTTTGGCACAGCAATTTAATCCGAATACAGGTGGATTTTTTCCACAGGGCTCATATCAACCAGGGTCTTTTGGCCAGCAAAATCCTTACTATGGCGGAGTACCAGCTGGTCCCCCGCAACAGATGTCTGTACCATTTCCGACCAATGCTGCGACGCCAAGTGGCGGAATCAACGTTCCGGGGATGCTTCCAGTCGAAGAGTCGTACATTGAAAATATTCTCCGGCTGAATAAAGGGAAGCTGGTTAGTATTCATAGCACATTCGAACATAATAGCGAATGGAACGCAAAAATTTTCAAAGGTTTGATTGAAGCAGCCGGTAGGGATCATGTCATTCTTAGTGACCCTCAAACTGGAAAACGTTACTTAATTCCTATGATCTATGTAGATTTTGTCACATTTGATGAACCAATCGACTATGAATACCCATTTGGCTCCGGTCCATTGGCCAACTACCCACCGCGCTAATCAAAAGCACCAACCGGTTTATGTCGACTTTTATCGACCGAAACTGATTGGTGCTTTTTTTAACTATTAGTGCGTGTTCAAAAAGGTGCCGAATTAGAAACAAGAAGTTCGAGGCGAGAAGGTTTTGAGGATCAGAGCGTATGCTTTTAATACGTGAGAACCGGAAAAACCGAGCAACGAAGAAATTCGATGTTTATCATTTGGTGACTTTTTGAACGTCCTCTATTAGAGATGTTTGACTGTAAAAATAATCAATAATATCCACGAGATAAGGAAGGCAACGCCACCAAGTGGCGTAATCGCACCAAGTACTTTTATTCCCGACGTGCTTAAAACGTACAAGCTACCGGAAAATAAAATAATACCACCTAACATAAACCAACCAGACCATGATAACAATGAAGATGCTGATATATTTCTCGATAGTATCCCAATAGCAATTAGACCTAACGCGTGAAACATTTGATACATAACACCTGTTTTCCACACTTCCAAGTATTTAGGTTCTATCTTCCCTTCAAGTGCATGGGCACCAAACGCTCCTAAACCGACAGCCAGAAAGGCATTTATCGCACCAAAAATAATAAATAATTTCATGTATATTACCAGTCCTCTCTTTGCCTATTAAAAGTCAAACAATGAATTACCGTTAGCACCATCTTCTGTTTCTAATGGCTTTGAATTTGCGAGTGTAACCGGTTCATTGGCAACAGGTATCGCTGGTGAAACTAGAGGCTGCCTTAACGATAACGGCTCATGAGATGCCACGTTCTCCCCCTCTAAAATCACCTCTGCGAGTGCCTTAAGTGCATATATATGCGCTTTTACACGTATTTCATCCTTTGCTACCTTCGCCTCTTTTAATTCAAGCTCCATTTTTCCAAGAAGCGCTTCATACGAAATGTTCATTTATAACAACTCCCGTCGTCCCGTCAAATACATTCCTCAATCTTTTTTTCCTACAATTAACAGCATATGCATTTTGATTAAAAAAATCAAAGGTTAGCACACTTCACACTAACTCATTGCAAGAAATGGTTTCCTGAAATTATAGATTAGATATTTGCCAGTCAATTTGCTCCATTCCTAATTCTTGTAAAAACTCATTCGTTTTCGAAAACGGCTTGCTATCGAAAAAGCCTTTTCGGGCGGCAAACGGACTTGGATGTGGCGATTGAATAATTTTATGTTTACCCGTATTGATCAACTTGATCTTTTCCTGTGCAGGTCGTCCCCAAAGAATAAACACAACAGGTTGTTCTCGTTCGTTTATAAGAGAAATGACCTTATCAGTTAAGGTTTCCCAGCCCTTTCCCCGATGGGAGTGGGCTTCGCCTGCTCTTACTGTCAAAACTGTATTTAGCATCAACACACCTTGTTCTGCCCACTTTGTTAAGTAGCCATTATTCGGTGGTGTATATCCCAAATCATTTTCCATTTCTTTAAAGATATTTCTTAACGAAGGCGGTATCTTTACGTCGGGCTTTACAGAAAAACTAAGACCATGTGCCTGGCCATGGCCATGATATGGATCTTGCCCCAAAATGACGGCTTTTACATTTTTATAAGGTGTGTATTCTAGCGCATTAAAAATATCTTTTTGCTCCGGATAAATCACTTTTTCCTTATACTCATCTTTTAAAAAGGAAAGCAAGTTTATGTAATATGGCTTATCAAATTCCGCTTTAAGAAGAAGCTCCCAGTCAGTATTCAAAATTCCTATTTTCAATCTGATCATCCTTTCTTTGTTCTATACTATTCTTTACCCGTTCCAACTTTTTTTAAAATATGTATGTTTAAATCAAAATAAGAAAGGATATATAATAAGTATTGCATCATTAAAGATGCAGTGAAGCTAGTTTTGAAGGAGGACATTTTTCTATGAATACAGTAAAAGTTTGTGAAAACGGCGTACAAGCAACAAATATTATTGCAGAATTAACCGCTGAAGGCTATCAACACGATAACATTTATCTGTTTGCACATGGTGAAGAGCGCTCCAAAGATTTAACAGATGCCACGGATACCGGGGCAGTAGGTGTCGGCGAACAAGGAATACTCAATACAGTTAGCAATGTATTTCGAAAAAGAGGCGATGAACTTCGCGCTAAATTTGAAGCTGTCGGCTTAACGGAACAGGAAGCCGCAAAATATGAAGCAGTACTCGATGGTGGACAAGTAGTTATTGTTGCCACACATTAAAAATATAATTAAGTAGGATCCAGGGGGGGCTCCAAAAAGTCATATATTTGGCTTTTTAGGAGCCCCTCCTCCATTTTATCCCCATCGCAAAAAAAAGGCACTACCTGGTCATTGGACGCACTTCGATTTCCCTTCACTGCAAAAAAAGCAGGACGAAGGTAATTCGAACGTCTACCGATTTCCCCTCCCTGCGAAAAAAGCAGGACGAAGGTAATTCGAACGTCTACCGATTTCCCCTCCCTGCGAAAAAAGCAGGACGAAGGTAATTCGAACGCCTACCGATTTCCCCTCCCTGCGAAAAAAGCAGGACTAAAGTAAATCGAACGCCCCCCACTCCAATCAACTTACATTTTTTTAAAATCAGAACAAGATAAAAATCAGCAGAAAGCCGTT harbors:
- a CDS encoding transglycosylase domain-containing protein, with amino-acid sequence MEAEKVTRRRWRNARLLTFTSILALFVVAILLFSFYLYLKILGPPPLAIPQSNLYYAEDGSIIGESNSGQKRYWVPLDEISPNTVHAMIAIEDRTFYDHHGFDVKRIGAAVLANLKAMKKVQGASTITQQYARNLFLTLDKTWKRKISEAFYAMRLEINYDKDEILEGYLNTISYGHGAYGIEAASQYYFGKSAGDLSLAEGALLAGIPKGPGIYSPLISFEKAKKRQLLILDAMKETGVISKQQLNTAAVEKLTFIGKHPHHRAESAPYFYDAVKKELLTKVGLDDRVVALGGLKVFTTLNPRQQEIAESIVKETIADSSEIQVGFAAMDPQSGFVTAMIGGRDYDESNFNRATQAIRQPGSTIKPLLYYAALEQGFTPSTLLRSEATTFKFNDNRSEYAPHNFNNQYENREITMAQALAVSDNMYAVKTHLFIGQTTLVHTMKKLGITTDIAQVPSLALGSSGVKVTELLNAYGIFANGGKKIEPILIQKVEDYRGKVIYEAKQNHEQILKPQLAFVMSHMMTGMFDMKLNGHATVTGASISSQMKRLYAGKSGSTNSDSWMAGYTPGLAATVWTGYDKGSEITLSADKLYAKNIWIQFMERAITGQPEGLHTFKPPLGVEPIPIDPVTGKIATQSCPTFRLMYFVKGTEPEEFCIH
- a CDS encoding YwhD family protein, whose amino-acid sequence is MEQGKRKLEFNIIKNDPTDGHKGFGIGALNLENITPLMVDPEEGEAWIELQAMHARSKTERGIKYLKDRSELPEEGTKQYWVIWVAVDRKPEGPYYAGVTACELLINRPARRGFKSMPEHVNHLDKAMKGQTIVQNMDEKSRKILADFLKKYDEGMWIRSNSTFKEEFNEEK
- a CDS encoding site-2 protease family protein — protein: MERFLRFPLEQIPLIAGVLLIAFTVHEFAHAYTANKLGDPTAKKQGRLTLNPMQHLDPIGTLLIFIVGFGWARPVPVNRNHFKNPRLGGILVSLMGPISNFVLAIIGTGIMYGLVVTGAAATLPSLVMQFFNLFVYMNVLLFVFNLLPLPPLDGYRIVEDLVSPSIRAKMTQYEQYGSLVFLILVITPLGGFTIYPIINNVVPFFIESLHNFFAMLFL
- a CDS encoding 2-hydroxymuconate tautomerase, yielding MPYVTVKMLEGRNEEQKKALVEKVTTAVSETTGAPEDKIVVFIEEMSKNHYAVGGKRLSDE
- a CDS encoding YwgA family protein; this translates as MLNDHLRLMNVFAMSEEIIGRKKLQKMIYIAKKMEFPFQEKFEFHFYGPYSEELTLRVEELCNFGFIKETKEKKDNYYQYRYVITASGKEFLDSYHQEIPYLQECFSTMNKENSRFLELVSTVLYFEEDSKDEVVQKVHTLKNKQHYTIEEINEAYAYIENLKKTAVSH
- a CDS encoding HD domain-containing protein; protein product: MEHSNLKLSEEKVFKDPVHRYVHIRDKVIWDLIGTKEFQRLRRIKQLGTTYLTFHGAEHSRFNHSLGVYEIVRRIVDDVFKGRPEWNEDERLLSLCAALLHDLGHGPFSHSFEKVYNLDHEQFTKKIILGETEVNAVLQKVHVDFPQKVAEVIGKTYHDKLVVSLISSQIDADRMDYLQRDAYFTGVSYGHFDMERILRVMRPREDQVVFKSSGMHAVEDYIMSRYQMYWQVYFHPVTRSAEVILTKILQRAKALYEDSYSFKYEPSHFVSLFEKKVTLSDYLKLDESVILYYFQMWEEEEDFILRDLCHRFMNRNLFKYVEFDPAEQYKLLGRLEQLFREAEIDPDYYLAVDSSSDLPYDFYRPGEEEERLPIQLLMPDGDVRELSRESAIVEAISGKRRTDHKLYYPEDLLSDKSKHQKIKQQISSILKKH
- a CDS encoding RsfA family transcriptional regulator — protein: MKTRQDAWTEVNDLLLAETVLRHVREGSTQLNAFEEVGDKLNRTSAACGFRWNAVVRHQYEKALDLAKKQRKQRQRMLGKDQSGKKKLLYQPPHAFINEASPAILAIDEDNSSSSSIDPQGQQPDIYNEEFGDEEQVLQSLPFTNYLLPAPTQSTGEINMENIITYLQEMQHSELHSDILRNENARLKREKADLQAENKTLQEQVGKLEDNSVTMQEDYETLMKILNRARKLVLFEEDDRQSSSFKMDRNGNLEKLAE
- a CDS encoding lipoate--protein ligase family protein; the encoded protein is MSEGILLLGQDEWRLIDQSGFNPHFHALQSFAIDDTLCMSVGRGYSPAVARAWVHPKTIVLGIQDTKLSELQEGLAYLDGLNYEWIVRNSGGLAVALDEGVLNISLIFPDTEKGIDINKGYDSMWSLIKLMFQDLGKEIVAKEIVGSYCPGSYDLSIGGKKFAGISQRRIRKGIAVQIYLCVTGSGYERAEIVRDFYRHAKYDAPSKFVFPDVHPEVMASLSELYGLDLTIQSVMLRFLNALKNVSGKMYASHLHGEELQWFQAYYERMIERNKKYKDI
- the pta gene encoding phosphate acetyltransferase; the encoded protein is MSDLFESLKAKLASQDRKIVFPEALDERVLGAAGRLGAEGLITPVLIGNIETIQKKAMELDIALDKVEMYDPEKYVEIDAMVHAFVERRKGKATEADARKLLLNENYFGTMLVYMNKADGLVSGAVHSTADTVRPALQIVKMKQGLRKTSGVFIMVKDDKKYVFADCAINIAPDSQDLAEIAVASAKTANMFDIEPKVAMLSFSTKGSAVSEETKRVEEGLKLAQQMAPELIIDGEFQFDTAIVPSVAQKKAPNSPIQGDANVFVFPSLEAGNIGYKIAQRLGGYEAVGPILQGLNAPVNDLSRGCSEEDVYKLALITAVQSLETV